One genomic segment of Cervus canadensis isolate Bull #8, Minnesota chromosome 14, ASM1932006v1, whole genome shotgun sequence includes these proteins:
- the LOC122453249 gene encoding integrator complex subunit 9-like, with amino-acid sequence MEIKPGISLATVSAVLHTKDNKHVLQPPPRPAQPTGGKKRKRASDDIPDCKVLKPLLSGSIPVDQFVQTLEKHGFSDIKVEDTAKGHIVLLQEAETLIQIEEDSTHIICDDDEVLRVRLRDLVLKFLQKF; translated from the exons ATGGAGATTAAACCTGGCATTTCCTTGGCAACCGTCTCGGCTGTGCTGCACACTAAAGATAACAAGCACGTTCTTCAG CCTCCGCCCAGGCCCGCCCAGCCCACAGGCGGCAAGAAGCGAAAGCGGGCGAGTGACGACATTCCAGACTGCAAGGTTCTGAAGCCTCTGCTGAGCGGCTCCATCCCCGTGGACCAGTTCGTGCAGACGCTGGAGAAG CACGGCTTCAGCGACATTAAGGTAGAAGACACAGCCAAGGGCCATATCGTCCTGCTGCAGGAAGCCGAGACCCTCATCCAGATTGAGGAAGACTCAACCCACATCATCTGTGATGACGATGAGGTGCTCCGGGTCCGACTGCGGGACCTGGTCCTCAAATTCCTTCAGAAGTTCTGA